From the genome of Hymenobacter sp. PAMC 26628, one region includes:
- a CDS encoding energy transducer TonB, which yields MKEVWEILIVSFCGLILWPNTSQGQTLQSSVSKDTIVVADGPYVYVDSMPSLSSDQNLSNAKKEIRIHNAIQKGLVYPADFKPINKPAKVFVRFMVARDGRITDVVPMPAFDKRLNNACLEAAAAAVRTLGTLNPGIQKGRAVPVGITTGIDFGKEAN from the coding sequence ATGAAAGAAGTCTGGGAAATTCTTATTGTTTCTTTTTGCGGCTTGATTTTATGGCCTAATACCTCGCAAGGCCAGACTCTGCAATCGTCAGTATCCAAGGATACTATAGTTGTAGCTGATGGTCCTTATGTCTATGTAGATAGTATGCCTTCATTGTCCAGTGACCAAAATTTGAGCAATGCGAAAAAAGAAATCAGAATTCATAATGCAATTCAAAAAGGTCTTGTATATCCGGCGGATTTCAAACCGATCAATAAGCCAGCTAAAGTTTTTGTTCGATTTATGGTTGCTCGGGATGGCCGAATTACTGACGTAGTGCCAATGCCTGCCTTTGACAAAAGATTAAACAATGCTTGCCTCGAAGCGGCTGCCGCTGCTGTAAGAACATTGGGTACTCTTAATCCCGGCATTCAGAAAGGGCGCGCTGTACCAGTTGGTATTACAACTGGAATCGATTTTGGAAAAGAAGCTAATTAA
- a CDS encoding phytanoyl-CoA dioxygenase family protein produces the protein MVTSASVQLLRQHGLTILPQLLTLLEVTALLHCIESAPAAGANFRRSQDVFAIRNLLEEIAALGALLNTAALRDVLGELFPTGCHLTKAIYFDKPAGSNWLVAWHQDLMINVEHRADVLGFGPWTAKAGWVAVQPPVEVLENTITVRLHLDDCDATNGALKVVPGSHRRGVVPAETIAGQTATAAVCAVPAGGALLMKPLLLHASNRSTSDRPRRVVHLEFSAQELPAGLVWRERRALWHAR, from the coding sequence ATGGTTACTTCTGCATCAGTTCAATTGCTCCGGCAGCATGGTTTAACAATTCTCCCGCAGCTCCTCACTCTGCTCGAAGTAACCGCCCTGCTGCACTGCATCGAAAGCGCCCCCGCGGCTGGCGCCAATTTCCGGCGTAGCCAGGACGTGTTTGCAATTCGCAATTTGCTGGAAGAAATAGCGGCGCTGGGGGCCCTATTAAATACTGCTGCGCTGCGTGACGTGTTGGGCGAATTGTTTCCGACCGGCTGCCACCTCACCAAGGCTATTTATTTCGACAAGCCGGCGGGCTCGAACTGGCTAGTGGCTTGGCACCAGGATTTGATGATTAACGTGGAGCACCGCGCCGATGTGCTCGGCTTTGGGCCCTGGACGGCCAAGGCCGGCTGGGTGGCGGTGCAGCCGCCGGTGGAAGTGCTTGAAAACACCATCACCGTGCGCCTGCACCTCGACGACTGCGACGCCACTAATGGGGCCCTGAAAGTGGTGCCCGGCTCGCACCGGCGTGGCGTGGTGCCGGCCGAAACCATTGCTGGCCAAACAGCTACGGCCGCTGTGTGCGCCGTGCCCGCCGGTGGGGCCCTGCTGATGAAGCCGCTGCTACTGCACGCCTCCAACCGCAGCACCAGCGACCGGCCGCGGCGGGTGGTTCATCTGGAGTTTTCGGCCCAGGAGCTGCCCGCGGGGCTGGTGTGGCGCGAGCGGCGGGCGCTGTGGCACGCTCGGTGA
- a CDS encoding DHA2 family efflux MFS transporter permease subunit, whose amino-acid sequence MAQTQTLSKPAGAGLAGHLKWAIAITVALGTFMDVLDNSSVSVALQNIGGSLGASQDDVTWVITVLLVAKAVMLPTASFLSTAIGRSRLFMLALVAYGVSSLLCGLSSSLGMLLVMRAFQGLCGGIIPPVGQAILKDSFPPEEQGQAFALFGVATVVAPTVGPLLCGWLVDSYSWHWVFFVNVPIALITAFLVTALVKDPPELVKEKANAWAKGISVDYIGLSLLGLGLSALQYVLSRGERDDWFSSQAIILLSVAAAVLLVGGIIWEMRAKNPLLDLSLFRSRTFTAAMLVMFVVGALLYGSTTQLPQFLQSLLGYRAVDSGLAITPGGLSLILLMPIVGWLTGKVQARWLIGFGLVVSSLACFYYAHILSTTVDFRTVATARIYQSLGLGFLFVPITVASYVGLAKSKTNQVAMFTNLVQTIGGGFGIAAIETVIARRSQFHQSRIVDHLTFTNPDYAAGLRQFATSVFGRVNASGVDAMRQAQGAIYRVVQQQATTLAYTDAFYLLGFACLFSIGLVFLMKANKPGAGGQADAAA is encoded by the coding sequence ATGGCGCAAACGCAAACCTTGTCTAAGCCCGCCGGGGCCGGGCTGGCCGGTCACCTCAAGTGGGCCATCGCCATCACGGTGGCGCTGGGCACGTTCATGGACGTGCTGGACAACTCCAGCGTGTCGGTGGCCCTGCAAAACATCGGCGGCAGCCTCGGTGCCTCGCAAGACGACGTGACTTGGGTCATCACGGTGCTGCTGGTGGCCAAGGCCGTGATGCTACCCACGGCGAGCTTTTTGTCCACGGCCATTGGGCGGTCGCGCCTGTTCATGCTGGCGCTAGTGGCCTACGGGGTGTCGTCGCTGCTGTGCGGGCTGTCGTCGTCGCTGGGCATGCTGCTGGTCATGCGAGCCTTTCAAGGTCTGTGCGGCGGCATTATTCCGCCCGTCGGCCAGGCCATTCTCAAAGATTCCTTTCCGCCCGAGGAGCAGGGGCAGGCGTTTGCGCTGTTTGGCGTGGCCACGGTGGTGGCCCCCACGGTGGGGCCCCTGCTCTGCGGCTGGCTCGTGGACAGCTACAGCTGGCACTGGGTGTTTTTCGTCAACGTGCCCATTGCCCTCATCACCGCGTTCTTGGTGACGGCGCTGGTGAAAGACCCGCCGGAGCTGGTGAAGGAAAAAGCCAACGCCTGGGCCAAGGGCATCAGCGTGGACTACATCGGCCTGAGCCTGCTGGGCCTGGGCCTGAGCGCGTTGCAATACGTGCTGAGCCGGGGCGAGCGCGACGACTGGTTCAGCTCGCAGGCCATTATCCTGCTCAGTGTTGCGGCGGCGGTGCTACTGGTGGGCGGCATTATCTGGGAGATGCGCGCCAAAAACCCGCTCCTCGACCTGAGCCTGTTCCGCAGCCGCACGTTCACGGCTGCCATGCTGGTCATGTTCGTGGTGGGCGCGCTGCTCTACGGCAGCACCACGCAGCTGCCGCAGTTTTTGCAGTCGCTGCTGGGCTACCGGGCCGTCGATAGCGGCCTGGCCATCACGCCGGGCGGCCTGTCGCTGATTTTGCTGATGCCCATTGTGGGCTGGCTAACGGGCAAGGTGCAGGCCCGCTGGCTGATCGGCTTTGGCCTGGTAGTTAGCTCGTTGGCCTGCTTCTACTACGCGCACATCCTGAGCACCACCGTTGATTTTCGCACGGTGGCCACGGCGCGCATCTACCAAAGCCTGGGGCTGGGCTTCCTGTTCGTGCCCATTACCGTGGCTTCCTACGTGGGCCTGGCCAAGTCCAAAACCAACCAAGTGGCTATGTTCACCAACCTGGTGCAAACCATCGGGGGCGGCTTTGGTATCGCGGCCATCGAAACCGTAATTGCCCGCCGCAGCCAGTTCCACCAGAGCCGCATCGTCGACCACCTCACCTTCACCAACCCCGACTACGCGGCGGGCCTGCGCCAGTTCGCTACCTCCGTGTTCGGCCGGGTCAACGCCAGCGGGGTCGATGCCATGCGGCAGGCCCAGGGGGCCATCTACCGGGTCGTGCAGCAGCAGGCCACCACCCTGGCTTACACCGACGCCTTCTACCTGTTGGGGTTCGCCTGCCTGTTTTCCATCGGGCTCGTTTTCCTCATGAAAGCCAATAAACCCGGCGCGGGCGGCCAGGCCGACGCAGCTGCCTAA
- a CDS encoding HlyD family secretion protein: MADHLTSPARRQVADPSDAPDRRVGNNPRRVQPQAKDAPADTTEKPIYRRTWFLILAAVGLVLLLIWGVRYYLYTSDHETTDDAFVEGNAVRVSPRAAGQVLKVYVRDNQLVKKGTLLMEIDPRDYQAQLAQAEAQVTSARAQRNTAEQASASRRSVIAQQQAQLAAAEASAAQAQAEARAAHAQAANDARNEQRYAELYKTDAVSRQRYDQALTTARASADQAAAADQRTQAARAQASQATAVVAQARNDYRQATEQISVSDAQIAQAQAAADQARLQLSYTKLYATETGRVTGKAVDEGQTVAVGQQLLLITYGQLWVTANFKETQLAHMRVGQPVLIEVDTYSGEQFRGSVESFQRGTGARFSLLPAENATGNYVKVVQRIPVKIVFNGQPDLHLLAPGMSVTPEVDITVVPTRQAADTTHVEASPRVVNHAARRRVGPQ; this comes from the coding sequence ATGGCCGATCACCTTACGTCTCCCGCCCGGCGGCAAGTCGCCGACCCTTCGGACGCGCCCGACCGGCGCGTGGGTAACAACCCGCGCCGCGTGCAGCCACAGGCCAAGGATGCACCCGCCGACACCACCGAAAAGCCCATTTACCGGCGCACCTGGTTTCTCATCCTGGCGGCGGTGGGGTTGGTGCTGCTGCTGATTTGGGGCGTGCGCTACTATCTATACACCAGCGACCACGAGACTACCGACGACGCCTTCGTAGAGGGCAATGCCGTGCGGGTGAGTCCGCGCGCGGCCGGCCAGGTGCTGAAGGTGTACGTGCGTGACAACCAGCTGGTAAAGAAAGGCACGCTGCTAATGGAAATAGACCCGCGCGACTACCAGGCCCAGCTGGCCCAGGCCGAGGCTCAGGTGACCAGCGCCCGCGCCCAGCGCAACACCGCCGAGCAGGCCAGCGCCTCGCGGCGCAGCGTGATTGCCCAGCAGCAGGCCCAACTAGCCGCCGCCGAGGCCAGCGCGGCCCAGGCCCAGGCCGAGGCGCGCGCCGCCCACGCCCAGGCCGCCAACGACGCCCGCAACGAGCAGCGCTACGCCGAGCTGTACAAGACCGATGCCGTGTCGCGCCAGCGCTACGACCAGGCCCTGACCACCGCCCGCGCCAGCGCCGACCAGGCCGCCGCCGCCGACCAACGCACCCAGGCCGCCCGCGCCCAGGCCAGCCAGGCCACCGCCGTGGTGGCCCAGGCCCGCAACGACTACCGCCAGGCCACCGAGCAAATCAGCGTGTCCGACGCCCAGATTGCCCAGGCCCAGGCCGCCGCCGACCAGGCCCGGCTCCAGCTCTCCTACACCAAGCTCTACGCCACCGAAACCGGGCGCGTAACAGGCAAGGCCGTGGACGAGGGCCAGACCGTGGCCGTGGGCCAGCAGTTGCTGCTCATCACCTACGGGCAGCTGTGGGTGACGGCCAACTTTAAGGAGACGCAGCTGGCCCACATGCGGGTAGGCCAGCCGGTGTTGATTGAGGTCGACACCTATTCGGGCGAGCAGTTTCGGGGGTCGGTCGAGAGCTTCCAGCGGGGCACTGGGGCACGCTTCAGCCTGCTGCCGGCCGAGAATGCTACCGGCAACTACGTGAAGGTGGTGCAGCGCATCCCGGTCAAAATCGTGTTCAACGGCCAGCCCGACCTGCACCTGCTGGCCCCCGGCATGTCGGTGACGCCCGAGGTGGACATCACCGTGGTGCCCACCCGGCAGGCCGCCGATACCACCCACGTCGAGGCCAGCCCCCGCGTAGTGAACCACGCCGCCCGCCGCCGGGTGGGGCCCCAGTAA
- a CDS encoding TolC family protein, with protein MRNLFFPPGRYYRAAAASLGLLAVTLGAAAQSNPAAPPATRPAPAGSGQPSGIGGPPVGQQQQQELQQRQQQMQQTAQERQMQRPPDGPPNPMPTGAGQMAPAGQVAPSPGGTGTVGEPSGTTTPQASFGGAPRGGGMMGASTGAARVLAVAPAQLSLPQAVAIGLENNLTTLLAAERATEARALRQQVRSFLLPNLNGTAYQQNRTLNLVAQGLAPSGGQDMTGTGMGGGTGGGAAAAPTIPSFVGPFNTFDARLNFSQALLNLAAMREYKSSTAAVRVADLTAELAREQVATFVALAYLTAQRGTLEVRAARADLVLAEALRQLAQKQRDAGVADGIDVVRAEVRASQQRLRLIQAEASATQDRLDLERAVGLPQGSATALTDTLVARAEAVPTVEQALAPAQAARLDARIAEQTIAQKELDRRARAAARYPIISAAGDYGQSAVTPFKSDRITRTYGVTLSVPVFDGGYVGGRVKAALSEQRQAELELGNTRGQVEQDVRQALIGWNLAAAQVQAADEQLALAGRELALATQRFRAGVADNLEVLQAQAALANARALRVQALAQYGAARLNFAAATGTAQSFRL; from the coding sequence ATGCGAAATCTATTCTTTCCGCCGGGCCGCTATTACCGAGCCGCGGCCGCCAGCCTGGGACTGCTAGCCGTAACGTTGGGCGCGGCGGCGCAGTCGAACCCGGCGGCTCCACCGGCCACGCGGCCCGCCCCGGCTGGTAGCGGCCAGCCCAGCGGCATTGGGGGCCCTCCCGTGGGCCAGCAGCAGCAGCAGGAATTGCAGCAGCGGCAGCAGCAAATGCAGCAAACTGCCCAGGAGCGGCAAATGCAGCGGCCGCCGGACGGGCCACCCAACCCAATGCCCACGGGGGCCGGGCAAATGGCGCCAGCGGGCCAGGTTGCCCCAAGCCCCGGCGGCACCGGCACGGTGGGCGAACCCAGCGGCACCACCACGCCGCAGGCCTCGTTTGGTGGAGCCCCGCGCGGCGGCGGCATGATGGGCGCTTCCACTGGCGCGGCCCGCGTGCTGGCCGTGGCCCCGGCGCAGCTCAGCCTGCCCCAAGCCGTGGCCATCGGCCTGGAAAACAACCTCACCACCCTGCTCGCCGCCGAGCGGGCCACGGAAGCGCGGGCCCTGCGGCAGCAGGTGCGCTCCTTCCTGCTGCCCAACCTCAACGGCACGGCCTACCAGCAAAACCGCACCCTCAACCTGGTCGCGCAGGGCCTGGCACCCAGCGGCGGCCAGGACATGACGGGCACCGGCATGGGCGGTGGTACCGGCGGTGGCGCGGCCGCGGCCCCCACCATTCCGTCGTTCGTGGGGCCCTTCAACACGTTTGACGCGCGGCTCAACTTCTCGCAGGCCCTGCTGAACCTGGCCGCGATGCGCGAGTACAAAAGCAGTACCGCCGCCGTGCGCGTGGCCGACCTCACCGCCGAGCTGGCCCGCGAGCAGGTGGCCACGTTCGTGGCCCTGGCCTACCTCACCGCCCAGCGCGGCACCCTGGAAGTGCGGGCCGCCCGCGCCGACCTGGTGCTGGCCGAAGCCCTGCGCCAGCTGGCCCAAAAGCAGCGCGACGCGGGCGTGGCCGACGGCATCGACGTGGTGCGGGCCGAGGTGCGCGCGTCGCAGCAGCGCCTGCGCCTAATCCAGGCCGAGGCCAGCGCCACCCAGGACCGCCTCGACCTGGAGCGCGCCGTGGGCCTGCCCCAGGGCAGCGCCACGGCACTCACCGATACATTGGTGGCCCGCGCCGAGGCCGTGCCCACCGTGGAACAAGCCCTGGCGCCGGCCCAAGCCGCCCGGCTGGATGCGCGCATCGCGGAGCAAACCATCGCCCAAAAAGAACTGGACCGCCGCGCCCGCGCCGCCGCCCGCTACCCCATCATCAGCGCAGCCGGCGACTACGGGCAGTCGGCCGTGACGCCCTTTAAAAGCGACCGCATCACCCGCACCTACGGCGTGACGCTGAGCGTGCCCGTGTTCGACGGTGGCTACGTCGGCGGCCGGGTGAAGGCCGCCCTGAGCGAGCAGCGCCAAGCCGAGTTGGAGCTGGGCAACACCCGCGGCCAGGTGGAGCAGGACGTGCGCCAGGCCCTGATTGGCTGGAACCTGGCCGCCGCCCAGGTGCAGGCCGCCGACGAGCAGCTGGCCCTGGCCGGCCGCGAGCTGGCGCTGGCCACCCAGCGCTTCCGGGCCGGCGTGGCCGACAACCTCGAAGTGCTGCAAGCGCAGGCGGCCCTGGCCAACGCCCGCGCCCTGCGCGTGCAGGCCCTGGCCCAGTACGGCGCGGCCCGGCTCAATTTCGCTGCGGCTACCGGCACAGCGCAGTCTTTTCGCTTATAA